AAGATATGCGGAATCTCAGAGTCCTCGATGCCGGGCCCCTTGAAATCTCGAGTATGATAGAGGCGATTACACCACTCATTGTCAACCTGAATGTACGATATAAACCACAGCACTTTTCGATCAAGTTCGTCTGATCAGGGCTATTTGCTCACTCTCCCAACACCTGTATCACCACCCTCCGGGTCCTGGGTCTATTGTCAAAATCGATGAGCACAATCTGCTGCCATGTTCCGAGAAGTAACTTTGAGGACGAAAAGGGTACGGTCAGAGAGGGTCCAAGCAGAGAAGCCCTGATGTGGGAATAGCCATTTCCGTCGCCCCACCTCGCATCATGATCATAATGGATACCCTTTGGTGCAATCCTCTCTATGGCTGCCTGAAAATCC
This genomic window from Thermodesulfobacteriota bacterium contains:
- a CDS encoding YjbQ family protein, coding for DFQAAIERIAPKGIHYDHDARWGDGNGYSHIRASLLGPSLTVPFSSSKLLLGTWQQIVLIDFDNRPRTRRVVIQVLGE